Within the Thalassoglobus sp. JC818 genome, the region CCGAACAACCATCATCTCGCGTTCGGCCACGGACCGCACTTCTGTGTGGGGGCGCAACTATCGAGAATGGAAGCCAATATCGCCTTCCGCACGTTGCTTCCCCATCTTGAGTCGATGAAAGTCAAAACTCAGAACCTTCGGCACCAGCAGAACTACAATCTGCGGTGCTTCAAGGACATTCCGTTGAGGTTTTCTCAATCCCCGACTCGGGCTCGTTTCTAGTTCTTCCCGCACTTCTACCAATTCGCTTTTCAGGAATCTGAATTCGAACTTCCTGACGTTGAAGAAGTAGATTCAGCATCTTGAGTGACTTCTTGAACTTCGGAAGGCTTCTCAGAGGTCGATTCTGACTTCTGCTCAGTCTTGACGAGAGTTGCATTTGACGGCGCTGCTACCTGCGGAATCGCAAGTGATGCGGCTCCGTTGCCATCTGCAGTCGCAACTTCCGGTTTACGGGCGAACCGGCGCAGAACCACATAGAACACAGGAGTCAGGAACAGACCGAAGAACGTCACACCGAGCATTCCACTAAACACGGCTGTTCCCAAAACGCGACGCATTTCAAAACCGGCCCCAGTCGCGATGAGGAGTGGAATCACTCCCAGAATGAATGAGAAAGCTGTCATCAGAATCGGTCGCAATCTCATTCGACATGCATCGATGGCCGCCTGAAAACGATCTTTGCCCGAGTCTTCTTCCTGCTTCGCGAATTCAACGATCAGAATCGCATTCTTACAGGCCAATCCGACCAGCACGATAAAACCAATCTGAGTCAGAATGTTGTTGTCCATCCCCCGGTACCAAATTCCGAGAATCGCAAACAACAGACAGAGCGGAACGATCAAAATGATCGCCAACGGCAACAGCCAACTCTCGTATTGAGCAGCCAGCGTGAGAAACACAAACAGAACCGCCAAAGGAAACAGGAAGACAATCGTGTTCCCAGCTTGCTTTTCCTGATAGGCAATTTCCGTCCAAGCATAGCCAAACCCAGGTGGGAGGTTGGCATCTGCGAGAGCTTCCAACGACTCGATCGACTGTCCGGTGCTATACCCCGGCACGGTTGCGCCGTTGATATCCGCCGAAGGATACAAGTTGAACCTCACCAGTCGGTCTGGTCCCACTGTACGTCGGACTTCAACGATTGATCCCAACGGAATTGTGTCACCTTTGGCACTTCGCGTTCGTAGCCTCAGAATATCCGAAGGCTCATCCCGGAACTCTTGTTCCGCCTGTGCTGTCACGCGATAAGTCCGTCCCAGCAGATTGAAATCGTTGATGTAAGTCGAACCGAGATAGACCTGCAGCGCGTCGAACACATTGCTCATCGGAATATCGAGCATTTGAGCTTTCACTCGATCAATATCTGCATAAATCTGCGGGACACTCAATCGATAGTTGGAAAAGACTTGAACGAGCCCCGGTTGCTGATTGGCGTCAATGACCATCTTCTCAGTGACGTCATTTAGTGCTGCCATTCCAGCACCACTTTGGTCCTGAATGTACAACTTGTATCCGCCACCTCGACCGATACCACGAACCGGTGGTGGGGGAATAATGAAGACTTCCGCAGCATTGATTTTACTCACAGCTGCTCGCATCTCACCGACGATAACATTCGCTCCACGCCCTCTTGCGGCTCTTTCTTTGGCATCTTCCAGCGGAAGGAAAGCCACGGCGGCATTCGGGCTGATCGAGAATGTTGAGCCGGAAAGTCCCACAATTCCGACCGAATGAGCAACTCCGTCGATCTTGCTTCCAATCTCAGCGACTTGTTTTGTCACCTCGTCAGTTCTCGAAAGCGAAGCACCATCCGGCAACCGGATACTCACAATCAGGTAGCCCTGATCCTGTTCCGGAATAAACCCGGCCGGGACCATTCCAAAGCTGTACCAGGTACAGACGAGCAGTCCGACATAAAGAGCTATGGCCACAATCGAAACTCGAATGAGGCTTGAAATCATCCGTGCATAAATGTTGCTTGTTAAATCGAATGTCCAGTTAAACGCCCGAAACAGCCAACCGAACATCAAGTCCAGAAGACGTCCAGCACGGTTCTTGGGTGCATCTTTCGGCTTGAGCAACAATGCACACAGTGAGGGAGTTAAAGTCAAAGAGACAAATGTTGAGATCGCAGTTGATATCGAGATCGTCAACGCGAATTGCTGATAAAACTTTCCACTGATGCTTGGGACGAACACGGTCGGCACGAACACCGCGATCAACACCAGAGTTGTCGCAATGAGCGCAGACCCGACCTCATCCATTGCTTTATGTGCTGCTTCCCGCGGCTTCAATCCCTCCGCGATCAGTCGCTCGACGTTTTCTACCACCACAATGGCATCGTCGACCACAATTCCTATCGCCAGCACCAGCCCGAACAGCGAGAGCGTATTCAACGTCACGCCCAGCCACTGCATAGCAGCGAACGTCCCGATCAACGAAATCGGAATCGCGACGACCGGAATGATTGTCGGTCGCCAGTGATGAAGGAAGATGAAGACTGTGAAGACAACGAGGACCGTTGTAATTAACAACGTCGCAAACACCTCTTCGATCGACTCTTCAACGTAGTCAGTCGGGTTGTAGGCGATTTCGTAATCGACACCTTCCGGAAAGCTCTCCCGCAAGTTTGCCATCCGAGTTTTGACTTCAGCAGCTGTATCAACCGCATTGGTTCCCGGTCGCTGATAAATGAGAACTGCAATCGCCGGTTTGCCGTCGAGGTAACTCAGACGTGAGTAATCCTGGGCTCCCAATTCCACTCGCGCGACATCGCTGAGGCGAGTCACGTGACCATCCTCACCGCGTTTAACGATGATCTGACCGAATTCCTCGATATCCTGCAATCGCCCGGTGGTCGTCACGTTTAGCTGAAATGCACCCGCATCGTCTG harbors:
- a CDS encoding multidrug efflux RND transporter permease subunit — translated: MKFPHFFIERPIFASVLSFLILLVGGITYFSLPVSQYPDVAPPTIVVRASYPGATPEVIADTVATPIEQEMNGVDNMLYMESSSSADGTMQLTVTFQLGTDLDDAQVLVQNRVAIAETRLPDVVRQIGVTTLKQIPDMLMVVHLTSPDESRDELYISNFAFLQIRDALMRLDGVGDIRIAGGNEYAMRVWLDIEKMSHVDLTAGDIIQAIREQNVQVAAGVIGQPPTDDAGAFQLNVTTTGRLQDIEEFGQIIVKRGEDGHVTRLSDVARVELGAQDYSRLSYLDGKPAIAVLIYQRPGTNAVDTAAEVKTRMANLRESFPEGVDYEIAYNPTDYVEESIEEVFATLLITTVLVVFTVFIFLHHWRPTIIPVVAIPISLIGTFAAMQWLGVTLNTLSLFGLVLAIGIVVDDAIVVVENVERLIAEGLKPREAAHKAMDEVGSALIATTLVLIAVFVPTVFVPSISGKFYQQFALTISISTAISTFVSLTLTPSLCALLLKPKDAPKNRAGRLLDLMFGWLFRAFNWTFDLTSNIYARMISSLIRVSIVAIALYVGLLVCTWYSFGMVPAGFIPEQDQGYLIVSIRLPDGASLSRTDEVTKQVAEIGSKIDGVAHSVGIVGLSGSTFSISPNAAVAFLPLEDAKERAARGRGANVIVGEMRAAVSKINAAEVFIIPPPPVRGIGRGGGYKLYIQDQSGAGMAALNDVTEKMVIDANQQPGLVQVFSNYRLSVPQIYADIDRVKAQMLDIPMSNVFDALQVYLGSTYINDFNLLGRTYRVTAQAEQEFRDEPSDILRLRTRSAKGDTIPLGSIVEVRRTVGPDRLVRFNLYPSADINGATVPGYSTGQSIESLEALADANLPPGFGYAWTEIAYQEKQAGNTIVFLFPLAVLFVFLTLAAQYESWLLPLAIILIVPLCLLFAILGIWYRGMDNNILTQIGFIVLVGLACKNAILIVEFAKQEEDSGKDRFQAAIDACRMRLRPILMTAFSFILGVIPLLIATGAGFEMRRVLGTAVFSGMLGVTFFGLFLTPVFYVVLRRFARKPEVATADGNGAASLAIPQVAAPSNATLVKTEQKSESTSEKPSEVQEVTQDAESTSSTSGSSNSDS